From one Gemmatimonadales bacterium genomic stretch:
- a CDS encoding nucleoside-diphosphate sugar epimerase/dehydratase yields the protein MLPLATLAAFTIRFEGLTWPPGYALVAAWFVVLSLPIKMGVALGSGLYRRVWRHASVHEVEQILAAAAVSGVLCFLVGAFVISGAGPRAASGPTLAARARRFFAAAIFTLPRMAVRLIAARRRSGRQKDAQRALIAGAGAAGAMIVRELRGNPELGLDPVGFVDDDRSKQGNRVFNLPVLGSLGDLTTIVKSHKIDEVIIAMPRAPGTVIREVLDAAAAAKVKTRTVPGMFDIISGRVAIRALRKVEIQDLLRREPVTTSLEGVRTIVAGHTVLVTGAGGSIGSELCRQLVDLGPERVILAGHGENSIFDILNELRASAPDIEFVPVIVDVRDRELLSQAFRQWTPIAVFHAAAHKHVPMMERNVAEAITNNILGTRNVVELAAEFQVERLVLISTDKAVHPTNIMGATKRVAEMVVQRAASEHGRNFVSVRFGNVLGSRGSVVPTFLRQIGNGGPVTVTHPEMRRYFMTIPESVQLVLQAGSLGKGGEVFVLDMGEPIKIADLAADLIRLSGKEVGTDIEIRFSGSRPGEKLYEELFFSAENATPTEHEKVLCATNATLPAGTSERVSRIIIAAQEGRPEVELRRLLMELVPDFDPTLAASQPVSAPSLPTETRRP from the coding sequence TTGCTTCCTCTCGCCACCTTGGCCGCCTTTACAATCCGCTTTGAAGGGCTGACCTGGCCACCGGGGTATGCACTCGTTGCCGCCTGGTTCGTGGTGCTTTCGCTGCCAATCAAGATGGGGGTGGCGCTCGGGTCGGGGCTCTACCGGCGGGTCTGGCGACACGCCAGTGTACACGAGGTGGAACAGATCCTGGCCGCCGCCGCGGTTTCGGGCGTCCTCTGCTTTCTGGTCGGCGCCTTTGTCATTTCGGGCGCGGGGCCTCGCGCCGCATCGGGTCCCACTCTCGCTGCTCGTGCTCGACGCTTCTTCGCGGCCGCCATCTTTACGCTGCCGCGGATGGCCGTCCGGCTGATCGCCGCCCGGCGTCGCTCAGGCCGGCAGAAGGACGCGCAGCGGGCCCTGATTGCCGGCGCCGGTGCCGCCGGGGCCATGATTGTCCGTGAACTGCGCGGCAATCCCGAACTCGGCCTCGATCCCGTCGGCTTCGTGGACGACGATCGCTCCAAGCAGGGCAATCGGGTGTTCAACCTTCCCGTGCTGGGGTCACTCGGCGACCTCACCACCATCGTCAAGTCGCATAAGATCGATGAGGTGATCATCGCGATGCCGAGGGCGCCGGGCACCGTCATCCGCGAGGTGCTTGACGCAGCTGCCGCGGCCAAGGTGAAGACCCGCACCGTCCCCGGCATGTTCGACATCATCTCCGGTCGGGTGGCGATCCGCGCCCTGCGGAAGGTGGAGATCCAGGACCTGCTCCGGCGGGAACCGGTCACCACCAGTCTCGAGGGGGTGCGGACCATCGTGGCGGGCCATACGGTGCTCGTTACCGGCGCCGGCGGGTCGATCGGAAGCGAACTCTGTCGGCAGCTGGTGGACCTCGGCCCCGAGCGGGTCATCCTCGCGGGACATGGCGAGAACTCCATCTTCGATATCCTGAACGAGCTGCGGGCCAGTGCGCCCGATATCGAGTTCGTCCCGGTCATCGTGGATGTGCGCGACCGCGAACTGCTGAGCCAGGCCTTCCGGCAATGGACCCCCATCGCGGTGTTCCACGCCGCCGCGCACAAGCATGTGCCGATGATGGAGCGCAACGTCGCCGAGGCCATCACCAACAACATCCTCGGCACCAGGAACGTGGTCGAGCTGGCCGCCGAGTTCCAGGTCGAACGATTGGTCCTGATCTCGACCGACAAGGCGGTGCACCCCACCAACATCATGGGGGCCACCAAGCGGGTCGCGGAGATGGTGGTGCAGAGGGCGGCAAGCGAGCACGGCCGGAACTTCGTGTCCGTGCGGTTCGGCAACGTGCTCGGCTCGCGCGGCAGCGTGGTGCCGACGTTTTTGCGCCAGATCGGCAACGGGGGGCCCGTCACGGTCACCCATCCCGAAATGCGCCGCTACTTCATGACGATTCCGGAATCGGTGCAGCTGGTCCTGCAGGCGGGGTCATTGGGGAAGGGCGGGGAAGTGTTCGTGCTGGACATGGGGGAGCCGATCAAGATCGCCGACCTCGCCGCCGACCTCATCCGGCTGTCCGGCAAGGAAGTCGGCACCGACATCGAGATCCGGTTTTCGGGGAGTCGGCCGGGCGAGAAGCTCTACGAGGAGCTCTTCTTCAGCGCCGAGAATGCCACACCGACCGAGCACGAAAAGGTGCTCTGCGCCACGAATGCGACCCTCCCGGCGGGCACCTCCGAGCGGGTCAGCCGGATCATCATCGCGGCCCAGGAGGGGCGGCCCGAGGTGGAGCTGCGCCGGCTCCTGATGGAACTGGTGCCCGACTTCGACCCGACGCTGGCGGCTTCCCAGCCCGTATCCGCGCCATCATTGCCCACGGAAACCCGGAGGCCCTGA